GAGTCAGGCGCTAGGCTATCCGCTGCCGGAAAAACTCGACGGCGACAGCCCCTTCATCCAGCTGCGGACTCCCGAGGGAGAAGTGCAGGTGATCATTCAGCGAGTGGAGCATGAAGCCCGCGCTCATCTGGACATCGATACCGATTCGATCACCGACGAAGTGGCGCGCCTGGAAGGCCTCGGTGCCACGATCGTAACCCGCAAGGAAACCTGGGTAGTGATGCAGGCACCCAGCGGTCACCGCTTCTGTGTCGGCAGCCCCTATCGCGCCGGCTTCGACGAGCATGCCAATCACTGGCCCGCGATGAGGGCTGAGGGCAAAGCCTGAGCTGACGGGCGAAGCCCCTTCCTTACTGCTGCCGTACCTGCAGCAATGGAGCGACCTGCACCTGGGCGTGCATCTGCTCGCAGCCGCCACCACGGCGCATGCCGCGCACCGGACAGGCATCCAGATAATCCAGGCCGACCGCCAGCTTCAGGTGCCGTTCCGGGCGGGCCAGGCAGTTGGTCACATCGAAGCTGTACCAGG
The sequence above is drawn from the Pseudomonas sp. Z8(2022) genome and encodes:
- a CDS encoding VOC family protein; this encodes MHRSRLGNIVIDCNSGDLLAEARFWSQALGYPLPEKLDGDSPFIQLRTPEGEVQVIIQRVEHEARAHLDIDTDSITDEVARLEGLGATIVTRKETWVVMQAPSGHRFCVGSPYRAGFDEHANHWPAMRAEGKA